The following nucleotide sequence is from Myxococcota bacterium.
TCGGAGTCGGTGTGGCCCTTCACGATCACGCGCTGCTTGGGATAGCGCTGGATCACGCCGGCGATCGCCCGCACGCGCTGCGCGCCGGCGTCGGAGAGCGCGGCGGCGTTCTGGTCGAACAGGCTCGCGCTCGCGAGGCTCACGACCAGCGCGTCGGGCCGCCGGTCCACGCCGCTCACGTGGGCGAGCGTCTCGAGGTCGCCCGTCTGCCGGTCGAGGTAGTCGCCGATCGGGCCGGGCCGGACCGACAGCGAGGAGACCACGGGCACGGTGGGGACGGCGGGTCCGGGCGGAGCCGAGACCGGGGCGCTCCCCGCAGTGACGCAGCCGAGTGCGGAGAGAGCGAGCAGGCCTGTGGCCGCAGCGAGGTTCGCAAGAGTGGGCATCGCGGACTCCTTGAAGTGGCGCCTGCCCCCTCGGACGTGGCGGCCCCTTTCCCAGCAGCCCCGCGAGCTTACGGCGCGCTCCCGGCGCCTGCACCCCGCTCGCGCAGCAGCTCGACCAGGGGCTTCCCGACCGCGGCCAGGCTCTCGGCGGACACGGCTTCGAGCGTGTCGCCGGCCGTGTGCCAGCGGGGGCCCGGCGATTTCCTAGAGCCGTATTGGAAGTCGATCAGGGCCAGCGACTGCGCCACGCCGTGCTCCTGGAAGGGCGTGTGGTCGTCGATCACGCCCATGGCCTGACCCGGGTCGAACGGTGGCGCCTGGCCGAGCTTCGCGGCCGCGCTCTCGTAGGCCTGGCGCAGCTCGGGCGAGGAGCGGAAGTCGAGCGCGAGATTCAGGTCGCGGTCGCCGACCATG
It contains:
- a CDS encoding OmpA family protein produces the protein MPTLANLAAATGLLALSALGCVTAGSAPVSAPPGPAVPTVPVVSSLSVRPGPIGDYLDRQTGDLETLAHVSGVDRRPDALVVSLASASLFDQNAAALSDAGAQRVRAIAGVIQRYPKQRVIVKGHTDSEGSERASQRLSEDRADSVRNLLIAEGVAPSRITAIGMGASLPVASNSTAEGREQNQRIELELRPDDDVLQGASSQ